The nucleotide window ATTGATAGCGCCTTGTTGCAGGACTTATCCCCGCTATCCATTGCCTCGCCAATAACGCATGTGGTGACGCTGGAGCCGTCATTAGCAAAGAAATCGTACTCAACCGTAAGCATGGTATACATAAGCACTGAACCCGCCTTAGAGAGCCTTTCCTCGCGTTCCATGTTGGTTACACGCGGGACGGTGAATACATCATGCTTTGCAAAAATGTCATGCAGGTAGTTGTATGCATCGTCAATGCCGCGATATTTGAAACCCTGTTGCTGGTTTTGCTGGCCTTTGGTTAGCCCATCAGCATCGCGCTGTATCTTGCACATTTGAGCGTGAATCAGTGGTGTTGTTTGTTCGCTCATTTCGCCCCCTCATGTGTGAGTGAGAGTAATTCGGCTTTTCTGGTTTCCAGCACATGCAGCGCGGCTGTGTGTTTGCCGATTTCTTTGTCGAGTCTCGCAGATACCGCTTTAATGAGCTTTCCGCTATCGACATCAATGTCAATTTCGATTTCGCCGCAATGGATCCATTCGCCATCATCGCTATAGTTGTGCGTTGTTAGTAAGAAACCTGTGGAATAATCGCCCCTCAAAAACCGCTCAGGGTTAGTCAATGTTACGTTCTGTTTAATCTTCATTTCCTGTTCTCCAAAAATGCAGCATCACAAGCCGTTGCGGATAATTTCAAACTCATCACCAACACACTGGCCCGCAGTAAAACCAAACCGCTCGGATTCGGGCCACGGTTCACGGAGAAGCGCGTCAGGCTCCCACTCCCATTCGTCGGGTGATCCACCTAAAACGGTGTTGCCGTCAGTGTCCTCAAACTCTTTCGGGTCAGGGTCGTGATGGCCCCACTTGATGCCCTCGCCGATTAAACTGTTATAAACGCACGTTCCGACGCGGCCATCGGGCAATTTAACTTGTGTTCCCAGTTTCATTTCGCCTCCTTCATAGCCGCAATCAACCACGGCAGTTCATCCAATAAATACGCCATGTCCTCGGTTTTATTCAGCGCAATCAAATCCCGTATATCGTCAATAATGATCTGAGCGCGGGTGGTGTTTTTAACGCCGATTAGGTGGTTGGGTGTTTTGGGTGTTGTTGATTGGGTGATGATTGTCATGGCTGTTTCCTCAACAATGCGCGGCCCCTGGCTGCAATGGCGCGTTTGATGTTTCCGGCGCTGATTACAATGGCTTTGCGTTCGTCCCAAAGGGCGGCCAATCGCAACATGTCCGGGTCTTCAATATCAAGATCAGTTAGAACCTCCGTCCATCCGCCTTCCGGCCACGCGTTGTAACTGTACATATCGCCACCATCAAACCAATCATTCCGAACGCTGGTCATTTTCGCCTGAATGGTGTCTTTTTCAGGGATGCCAAATATGTACTCACCGTTTTCATTGCGCGGGGACATGAGTTTGTGGATCTCATCTTTTACGTTGCGAAACGCAATCCGGTTTTCCGCGTAGCTGATTACAAGCTCTTCGGTGGTTTTCACAACCTACCCCTCGCATTGTGGCTATGCTCTTGCTGATCAATCACGTTATTCTCGGCTCGCTCAATGTCTGCAAGTGATTCGGTTTCTTCTGGACGTGAATCAATCTCGCCCTGAATTTCGTCAATTACGTCCTGCAAAACCTGAGTGCTGATAACGCTCATTTCGCTACTCCTGTTCCTGCTTTTTCCACTGTGTTCATTGCTTGTCCGCTGATTCGTTGTGCGGATTTACTGACGGGTCTTGAACCGCGCCATTGTTTCTAATATCGGCCCAACTCCACGATTCCTCACCAGCAACCGACAACCGAAACTGAATTTCACTGTCTGGCAATTCAGGGTGGTTAGTGTCTCGAAGCGTCTTTTGAACAGCTTCTGATATTTCTCTTTTTTGTCTTACTGAAAACATTACGTTCCTCCGTTAAATAATCCGTCTAAAACCACTACCAAAGCCGGTAGGCCAAAGATAAACAAAGCGCCACCGATAGCGATCAGGACAAGCTTTGCCGCGTTTCGGATTGCGTCTCGGATGGCGTGGATTTTGTTGGTGATCATGCTGCTTTCTCTAAGTGTGGTGTATACACAAAAACCTCGGCATCGTTTATGAACTGGGTGTAGGTGATGAAGTTTGAGCCATCGACACGGTTCAATTTCTTAATCACTGGTTTCCTGCACCAGCTGCACCAGATGATGCTCTCTGGGCGCAATCCGTTTCGCAGCTCTTTGCGCCAACTGATGATTGTGTTATTCACTTGCTCTCTCCTACCAGCATCACCCGACACACAACAGGATGCTGAGTGCCGGGAGTGCTTTGGGTGGGGTGGCGATATTCGATTTCATGTTATAAACCTAATCCAACCGTTACCGTCTCGGTATTTCGCTGATTGGTTAAGCTCCTCTGCGTGTTTTTCTGCTCGTTTTTCTGATGACCATGCGCTGTAGCTGTTGAACTGCCTATTGGTTTTCATGTTGGTCATGGTGATCTTGAACCGGCCCCCAGATGGTGAAACGTGGTATGTTCTCATTTTGCGCCTGCCTTGTTGGATTAGTGTTCCCAATCGCGTTGGGGTTAGTTCATGCTTCTAATTTAGCAAATCGCTATCAGGCTGTCAACACCTAATTTAGCAAATCGCTATTGACATGTAATTAGCATGTGGCTATTATGATTGCATGGACGCAAGAACATTTTACACAGAATACGGCGAGGGTGAGTCTAAGCGCGTTTCAGAAGAGGCTGGAACTACTCTCGAATACTTTAAACAGGTCATGTATGACAACCGAAAATTCAGTCCGAAACTGGCTGTAAAGGTTGTCGTTGCAAGCGAAGGCCGCATGACTCGCGCTGGACTGCGCCCTGATATTTGGGGTTCGGAAAGGGCAGCATAGGATATTTAACGCACAGCAGGGGTAGCGCATGTCAACGATCATGAAACGCCCTGAGTGGCTGTCTGATGACTAAATACAAGCAATTAGCAAGCGCCAACACAGCCCAGTTACCGCGTTCATATGAAGAAATGACAACCGCAATCGCCCTTTGTGAAAGTGTGGACGAGTGCAAGGACTGGGCAGACAAAGCGGCCGCGCTTGCAAGCTATCACCGGCAATCAAAAG belongs to Candidatus Latescibacterota bacterium and includes:
- a CDS encoding ERF family protein, yielding MSEQTTPLIHAQMCKIQRDADGLTKGQQNQQQGFKYRGIDDAYNYLHDIFAKHDVFTVPRVTNMEREERLSKAGSVLMYTMLTVEYDFFANDGSSVTTCVIGEAMDSGDKSCNKALSIAHKLALFQITMLPTLLSADADAEVHTPMPKPPEEKPEPETPMAVRDQLAALSDFRAEHKTTMEENDYIDGQGERLTYKQADQLLDRIKDRQEKDK